The proteins below come from a single Streptomyces spongiicola genomic window:
- a CDS encoding cytochrome c biogenesis CcdA family protein: MSDLPLALALTAGMLAAVNPCGFALLPAYLSLLVLGDDTPSRTVAVGRALTATAAMTAGFAALFGIFGLAVQPVAGQVQGHLPWFTIVFGLLMAGAGGWLLAGRRLPSPAPKVRRAPGLTRSVPSMALFGMAYAAASLGCTIAPFLAIVVSAVRSGSTGEGIALFVAYAAGMGLIVGAASLTVALTRTTAVTRLRRLGAAAPRLGGALLLLVGAYVAYYGWYEIRVQGDPATRDPVIDAAGAVQRTIADGLDTVGPAGIAALFAALLVTAVALVRLRRTRRPRAREAVAPPAADRSR, encoded by the coding sequence ATGTCCGATCTGCCTCTCGCCCTCGCACTCACCGCGGGCATGCTCGCCGCGGTCAACCCCTGCGGCTTCGCCCTGCTCCCCGCCTATCTGTCCCTCCTCGTCCTCGGCGACGACACCCCCAGCCGCACCGTCGCCGTCGGCCGTGCGCTGACCGCGACCGCCGCCATGACCGCCGGATTCGCGGCACTCTTCGGGATCTTCGGTCTGGCCGTGCAGCCCGTAGCGGGCCAGGTGCAAGGGCACCTGCCCTGGTTCACCATCGTCTTCGGGCTTCTCATGGCGGGCGCAGGGGGGTGGCTGCTCGCTGGCCGCCGGCTGCCCTCCCCGGCGCCGAAGGTCCGCCGGGCGCCCGGTCTCACCCGCTCCGTCCCGTCCATGGCGCTGTTCGGGATGGCGTACGCGGCAGCCTCCCTCGGCTGCACCATCGCCCCGTTCCTGGCGATCGTGGTGTCCGCCGTCCGCAGCGGGTCCACCGGCGAGGGAATCGCACTCTTCGTCGCCTACGCCGCCGGCATGGGCCTGATCGTCGGAGCCGCCTCCCTCACCGTCGCCCTCACCCGCACCACCGCCGTGACGCGGCTGCGCCGTCTCGGTGCCGCCGCCCCCCGCCTCGGCGGCGCGCTGCTCCTGCTCGTGGGCGCGTACGTGGCGTACTACGGCTGGTACGAGATCCGGGTGCAGGGGGACCCCGCCACCCGGGATCCGGTCATCGACGCCGCGGGCGCCGTCCAGCGCACCATCGCCGACGGCCTGGACACCGTGGGACCCGCAGGGATCGCCGCCCTGTTCGCGGCCCTGCTGGTCACGGCGGTGGCGCTGGTCCGACTGCGGCGGACCCGGCGCCCGCGGGCCCGGGAAGCCGTCGCCCCGCCCGCGGCCGACCGCTCCCGCTGA
- a CDS encoding redoxin domain-containing protein, with protein sequence MRARTLLPAALAATLLTLAGCGAEGGSGPDGDTGEASSAAPSAAPPAASDGGDTGGAEVPEALRFTGTTVDGEPFDAKTLAGKPTVLWFWAPWCPKCKAQAAETARVAAEYGDRANVVGVAGLDRTAAMKDFVADTETGGFTHLSDEAGDVWKRFDVTEQSRYVILDENGGTVYEGVLPGGEGLAEKVAGLAG encoded by the coding sequence ATGCGCGCCCGCACCCTCCTCCCCGCCGCCCTGGCCGCCACGCTGCTGACGCTCGCCGGATGCGGCGCAGAAGGCGGCTCCGGCCCGGACGGCGACACCGGGGAGGCATCGTCGGCGGCGCCGTCAGCGGCCCCGCCCGCCGCGTCGGACGGCGGTGACACCGGCGGCGCCGAGGTGCCCGAGGCGCTGAGGTTCACCGGCACCACCGTGGACGGGGAGCCGTTCGACGCGAAGACGCTCGCGGGCAAGCCGACCGTGCTGTGGTTCTGGGCCCCCTGGTGCCCCAAGTGCAAGGCGCAGGCGGCCGAGACGGCCAGGGTCGCCGCCGAGTACGGGGACAGGGCCAACGTGGTCGGCGTGGCGGGCCTGGACCGGACCGCCGCCATGAAGGACTTCGTCGCGGACACCGAGACGGGCGGCTTCACCCACCTGTCGGACGAGGCCGGCGACGTGTGGAAGCGGTTCGACGTCACCGAGCAGAGCCGCTACGTCATCCTCGACGAGAACGGCGGCACCGTCTACGAAGGCGTCCTGCCCGGCGGCGAGGGACTGGCCGAGAAGGTCGCCGGACTCGCCGGCTGA
- a CDS encoding Crp/Fnr family transcriptional regulator, which yields MTHAYTDSDGGGQGTWCMAEVDIFCDLSEQEMAAIAEAAPMKTYGAGEILHSPDQPSEVLFILKKGRVRVFRVSADGRALTTAIITPGTIFGEMVLLGQHMYDNYAEALDDVIVCVMSRADVNRLLLSDARIAARITAILGRRLAELEQRLSDSVFKTVAQRIATTLGTLTAAQPPAGPLRPVGRHPQIALTHEQIAALAGTSRETCTKVLHDYADQGMIRLARGRITVIDAARLRDAGG from the coding sequence ATGACCCACGCCTACACGGACAGCGACGGGGGCGGGCAGGGGACGTGGTGCATGGCCGAGGTGGACATCTTCTGCGACCTGTCGGAGCAGGAGATGGCGGCCATCGCGGAGGCGGCGCCGATGAAGACCTACGGCGCGGGTGAGATCCTCCACTCGCCGGACCAGCCCAGCGAGGTGCTGTTCATCCTCAAGAAGGGCCGGGTGCGGGTCTTCCGGGTCTCCGCCGACGGACGGGCGCTGACCACGGCGATCATCACCCCGGGCACGATCTTCGGGGAGATGGTCCTGCTCGGGCAGCACATGTACGACAACTACGCCGAGGCCCTGGACGACGTCATCGTCTGCGTGATGAGCCGCGCCGACGTGAACCGTCTGCTGCTGTCCGACGCCCGTATCGCGGCCCGTATCACCGCGATCCTGGGACGCCGGCTGGCCGAGCTGGAGCAGCGCCTGTCCGACAGCGTCTTCAAGACCGTCGCCCAGCGCATCGCCACCACCCTGGGCACCCTCACCGCCGCCCAGCCCCCCGCCGGTCCGCTGCGTCCCGTCGGGCGCCATCCGCAGATCGCGCTCACCCACGAGCAGATCGCCGCCCTGGCGGGGACCTCCCGCGAAACCTGCACCAAGGTGCTCCACGACTACGCGGACCAGGGGATGATCCGCCTTGCCCGGGGGCGTATCACCGTCATCGACGCCGCCCGGCTCAGGGACGCCGGGGGCTGA
- a CDS encoding MauE/DoxX family redox-associated membrane protein, with translation MVLRLVLGALFVAMAAGQLASLRQMPGILAGYGLVAGSAAAVLAVALIVGELVCGVWFLARPRSRALVPVLVFTGVAVVWALLAAQAFARGLTVANCGCFGVYLVQRLSWFVLVQDALLLLYAGVLLRTALGTPPPTAARPPTAGRPAAAPGGGSGSGPGSGSGSGSGPGPGPGPGSGSGAGAPDRQDRSE, from the coding sequence ATGGTGTTGCGGCTCGTGCTGGGCGCGCTGTTCGTCGCGATGGCGGCCGGGCAGCTCGCGTCCCTTCGGCAGATGCCCGGGATCCTGGCCGGGTACGGACTGGTCGCCGGATCTGCGGCGGCCGTGCTCGCCGTGGCACTGATCGTCGGCGAGCTGGTGTGCGGGGTGTGGTTTCTCGCCCGCCCGCGCTCCCGAGCGCTCGTGCCGGTGCTGGTGTTCACCGGCGTCGCCGTGGTCTGGGCCCTGCTGGCCGCGCAGGCGTTCGCGCGCGGGCTCACGGTGGCGAACTGCGGCTGCTTCGGCGTCTATCTCGTCCAGCGCCTGAGCTGGTTCGTCCTCGTCCAGGACGCGCTGCTGCTGCTCTACGCCGGTGTGCTGCTCCGCACGGCCCTGGGCACCCCGCCCCCGACCGCCGCACGGCCCCCGACCGCCGGACGACCCGCGGCGGCCCCCGGCGGTGGTTCCGGGTCTGGTCCTGGTTCCGGGTCTGGTTCCGGGTCTGGTCCTGGTCCTGGTCCTGGTCCTGGTTCCGGGTCCGGCGCCGGGGCGCCCGACCGTCAAGACCGTTCCGAGTGA
- a CDS encoding class I SAM-dependent methyltransferase: MNSDEIKSCCADAYSRDVVALLLGDSYHPGGTALTRRLADVLGLARDGRVLDVASGRGTTALLLAGVYGVRVDGVDYSAANTALAQGAAQAAGLAERAGFVTGDAEHLPYDDGVFDAVVCECALCTFPDKARAAAEFARVLRPGGRVGITDVTAAPDRLPPELRSAGARVACVADARPLTEYAAVLAGAGLRTVTTERHDAAMLRMIDQIEARLNLLRMTSPARLADAGVDPGAAPAVLGAARAAVARGALGYALLTAVKPVS, encoded by the coding sequence GTGAACAGCGACGAGATCAAGAGCTGCTGCGCCGACGCCTACTCCAGGGACGTCGTCGCCCTGCTGCTCGGCGACTCCTACCACCCCGGCGGCACCGCCCTGACCCGCCGCCTCGCCGACGTGCTGGGGCTCGCCCGCGACGGCCGCGTGCTCGACGTGGCCTCCGGCCGGGGAACCACCGCGCTGCTGCTCGCCGGCGTCTACGGCGTGCGCGTGGACGGCGTCGACTACTCCGCCGCCAACACCGCCCTCGCCCAGGGGGCGGCCCAGGCCGCCGGACTCGCGGAGCGGGCCGGGTTCGTCACCGGCGACGCCGAGCACCTGCCCTACGACGACGGCGTGTTCGACGCGGTGGTGTGCGAGTGCGCCCTGTGCACCTTCCCCGACAAGGCGCGGGCGGCCGCCGAGTTCGCCCGGGTGCTGCGCCCGGGCGGACGCGTCGGCATCACCGACGTCACCGCGGCCCCGGACCGGCTCCCGCCCGAACTCAGGAGCGCCGGCGCCCGGGTCGCCTGTGTCGCCGACGCCCGCCCGCTGACCGAGTACGCGGCCGTCCTGGCCGGCGCCGGCCTGCGTACCGTCACCACCGAGCGCCACGACGCCGCCATGCTCCGGATGATCGACCAGATCGAGGCCCGGCTGAACCTGCTGCGCATGACCTCGCCCGCCAGGCTCGCGGACGCCGGCGTGGATCCGGGCGCGGCCCCCGCCGTCCTGGGGGCGGCGCGCGCCGCCGTGGCCCGCGGCGCTCTCGGCTACGCCCTGCTGACAGCCGTGAAGCCGGTCTCGTGA
- a CDS encoding radical SAM protein, with product MPEPSRAPAPRRKADRDEVFVEFTKSICPVCKTPVDAQVNIRESKVYLRKRCRDHGEFEALVYGDAEEYLTSARYNKPGTIPLAFQTEVRDGCPLDCGLCPDHKQHACLGIIEVNTGCNLDCPICFADSGHHGDGYSITREQCERMLDVFVESEGEAEVVMFSGGEPTIHKHILDFIDLAQARPIACVNLNTNGIRLATDRDFAARLGERNRTPGRSVNVYLQFDGFDERTHREIRGRDLRSFKRRALDNCAEAGLTVTLVAAVERGLNEHELGAVIEYGIDHPAVRSVAFQPVTHSGRHVEFDPLNRLTNPDVIRLITEQRPDWFRKGDFFPVPCCFPTCRSITYLLVDGEPGDRTVVPIPRLLDVEDHLDYVANRVMPDTGIREALEKLWSASAFMGTATTEEKLRATAEALDCADGCGIDLPQAVKQLDDKAFMIVVQDFQDPYTLNVKQLMKCCVEEITPDGRLIPFCAYNSVGYREQVRAQMSGVPVAQVVPNALPLAPRLTTTPYGSKTVRTVAREQP from the coding sequence ATGCCCGAGCCGTCCCGAGCCCCCGCGCCCCGGCGCAAGGCGGACCGCGACGAGGTGTTCGTGGAGTTCACCAAGTCGATCTGCCCCGTGTGCAAGACGCCCGTCGACGCACAGGTCAACATCCGCGAGAGCAAGGTCTATCTGCGCAAGCGGTGCCGCGACCACGGCGAGTTCGAGGCCCTGGTCTACGGTGACGCGGAGGAGTACCTGACCTCGGCGCGGTACAACAAGCCCGGTACGATCCCGCTGGCCTTCCAGACCGAGGTCAGGGACGGCTGCCCGCTCGACTGCGGGTTGTGCCCGGACCACAAGCAGCACGCCTGCCTCGGCATCATCGAGGTCAACACCGGCTGCAATCTGGACTGTCCGATCTGCTTCGCCGACTCCGGGCACCACGGCGACGGCTACTCCATCACCCGCGAGCAGTGCGAGCGGATGCTCGACGTCTTCGTGGAGTCGGAGGGCGAGGCGGAGGTGGTGATGTTCTCCGGCGGAGAACCCACCATCCACAAGCACATCCTCGACTTCATCGACCTCGCCCAGGCACGCCCCATCGCGTGCGTCAACCTCAACACCAACGGCATCCGCCTCGCCACCGACCGGGACTTCGCCGCCCGGCTCGGCGAACGCAACCGGACCCCGGGCCGGTCGGTGAACGTCTACCTCCAGTTCGACGGCTTCGACGAGCGCACCCATCGGGAGATCCGGGGCCGCGACCTGCGCTCGTTCAAGCGGCGGGCCCTGGACAACTGCGCCGAGGCCGGTCTCACCGTCACCCTCGTCGCCGCCGTCGAGCGCGGTCTGAACGAGCACGAACTCGGGGCCGTCATCGAGTACGGCATCGACCACCCCGCGGTGCGCTCCGTGGCCTTCCAACCGGTCACCCACTCCGGCCGGCACGTGGAGTTCGACCCGCTGAACCGGCTCACCAACCCCGACGTCATCCGGCTGATCACCGAGCAGCGCCCGGACTGGTTCCGCAAGGGCGACTTCTTCCCCGTCCCCTGCTGCTTCCCCACCTGCCGCTCCATCACCTATCTGCTGGTCGACGGCGAACCGGGCGACCGGACCGTCGTGCCGATCCCGAGACTGCTCGACGTGGAGGACCACCTCGACTACGTCGCCAACCGCGTCATGCCCGACACCGGTATCCGCGAGGCGCTGGAGAAGCTGTGGTCGGCCTCCGCGTTCATGGGCACGGCGACGACCGAGGAGAAACTGCGGGCCACCGCCGAGGCACTGGACTGCGCGGACGGCTGCGGCATCGACCTGCCCCAGGCGGTGAAGCAGCTCGACGACAAGGCCTTCATGATCGTCGTGCAGGACTTCCAGGACCCCTACACCCTCAACGTCAAGCAGCTGATGAAGTGCTGCGTCGAGGAGATCACCCCCGACGGGCGCCTCATCCCCTTCTGCGCGTACAACTCCGTCGGCTACCGCGAGCAGGTGCGCGCCCAGATGTCCGGGGTGCCCGTCGCCCAGGTCGTCCCCAACGCCCTGCCGCTCGCCCCCCGGCTCACCACGACCCCGTACGGCTCGAAGACCGTCCGCACCGTCGCCCGGGAGCAGCCGTGA